The following are encoded in a window of Mycolicibacterium tusciae JS617 genomic DNA:
- a CDS encoding D-sedoheptulose-7-phosphate isomerase has protein sequence MSKEQPGADVAQEPTNFLYPFIDSQEDDPHSLLVDLAASAQAKAAESVALRRSTLESSAELVSKAAAEMAARFAGGGRLFAFGNGGSSTDATTLATLFARPPTGRPLPAWSLTADQAILTALGNDVGFELVFARQLIARAKAGDIAVAMSTSGSSADLTVALREARKRGMYTVGFAGYDGGTFATSPDVDACFIVHSQSVHRIQESQALLGYQLWSAVHEQGTEV, from the coding sequence ATGAGCAAGGAACAGCCCGGCGCCGACGTGGCGCAGGAGCCCACCAACTTCCTTTACCCGTTCATCGATTCGCAGGAAGATGATCCACACTCGCTGCTCGTCGATCTCGCGGCATCAGCGCAAGCCAAGGCGGCCGAGAGCGTCGCGCTGCGCCGATCGACCCTGGAGTCCAGCGCGGAACTGGTGTCAAAAGCGGCAGCCGAGATGGCGGCCCGGTTCGCCGGCGGCGGGCGGCTGTTCGCCTTCGGCAATGGCGGCAGTTCCACGGATGCGACCACGCTGGCGACGCTGTTCGCCCGGCCGCCGACCGGACGTCCGCTGCCGGCCTGGTCACTGACCGCCGACCAGGCGATACTCACCGCGCTGGGCAACGATGTCGGCTTCGAGCTCGTGTTCGCCCGACAGCTGATCGCCCGGGCCAAGGCCGGGGACATCGCGGTCGCCATGTCCACCAGCGGCAGCTCGGCGGATCTCACGGTGGCGCTGCGCGAGGCACGCAAACGCGGCATGTACACCGTCGGATTCGCCGGATACGACGGCGGCACCTTCGCGACCAGCCCGGATGTCGACGCCTGCTTCATCGTGCATTCGCAGAGCGTGCACCGGATACAGGAATCGCAGGCGCTGCTCGGCTACCAACTGTGGTCGGCCGTACACGAGCAAGGGACCGAGGTCTGA
- a CDS encoding HypC/HybG/HupF family hydrogenase formation chaperone, protein MISTEIDRGLGADLAADLAATALSMARLFSAGATMWSVAPSWQPHAQHIAVEFVHPVIVGKRALPAVALTGPELVDVVRVSVRAGDIVIAVADADDPEVRSVMRRSPAWGATTIWIGSGARPPAGAADHVLWLDDPDPRAPATGAFVMLYHLLWELTHVCFEHPGLLKPAEECTDEVCITCSDEGRLGEALAASTQGAAQVRTSAGVETVSTMLVDPIASGDLVLVHAGMAISRVGDS, encoded by the coding sequence ATGATCTCTACCGAAATCGACCGCGGGCTCGGCGCAGACCTGGCCGCCGATCTCGCGGCAACCGCGCTCTCGATGGCACGACTGTTCTCCGCGGGCGCGACGATGTGGTCTGTCGCGCCGTCGTGGCAGCCGCATGCCCAGCACATTGCTGTCGAGTTCGTGCATCCGGTGATCGTCGGCAAGAGGGCGTTGCCCGCGGTGGCGCTGACCGGGCCAGAGTTGGTGGACGTGGTGCGGGTTTCCGTCCGGGCCGGCGACATCGTGATCGCGGTCGCCGATGCCGACGACCCCGAAGTCCGCTCGGTGATGCGCAGGAGTCCGGCCTGGGGAGCGACCACGATCTGGATCGGTAGCGGAGCGCGCCCTCCGGCGGGCGCGGCCGACCACGTCCTTTGGCTCGATGACCCGGATCCGAGAGCGCCCGCGACCGGTGCGTTCGTGATGCTCTATCACCTGCTGTGGGAACTGACCCATGTCTGCTTCGAGCACCCCGGCCTGCTGAAGCCGGCAGAGGAGTGCACCGACGAGGTGTGCATCACCTGCAGCGATGAGGGCCGGCTCGGTGAAGCGCTCGCCGCGTCGACGCAGGGTGCGGCTCAGGTGCGGACCTCCGCCGGGGTGGAGACCGTCTCGACCATGCTCGTCGACCCGATTGCTTCAGGCGACCTCGTCCTCGTGCACGCGGGGATGGCGATCAGCAGAGTAGGTGACTCATGA